One window from the genome of Maylandia zebra isolate NMK-2024a linkage group LG18, Mzebra_GT3a, whole genome shotgun sequence encodes:
- the mettl17 gene encoding ribosome assembly protein METTL17, mitochondrial yields MVPRRFSACVLCQRKPLAMLVCRAISAATHPQPQVDFLKGEPHRKHPGVTNLKTLRLPEELHVAAQSIIHRAQVNQLPERIHKLTNFLWSRKRAVEDLTLRQKAVSLEKELWEKAMQKGGDIDEQAMEDRIRRKVLSELRRTTYHWAPTKYDEELGVVYMAARLAGGYAAVRRALNEIKKRDPSFAPHTLLDFGSGLGTVVWASHACWGDSLKEMVCVDSSGPMNILAEQLLKGDDERAEPCIKQVYFRQFLPVSPKVQFDLVTAAFTLSELPNVKDREEAAFTLWRKTSSYLVLVENGTKEGHQILMEARDTLLKKQEKTVYDSRPASVFAPCSHELVCPKLAHEPVTPCNFQQHYQPLSLPRHNDRQIEKFSYLILRRTEAVEEGTKGVEWARLIAPVLRRTRHVHCRMCCPDGQLQHMVVTARKHSRDMYRCARSSDWGDQMPIIRGVEEDVNSDSE; encoded by the exons ATGGTACCGCGTAGATTTAGCGCCTGTGTTCTCTGTCAGAGAAAACCTTTGGCGATGCTGGTGTGCCGG GCAATAAGTGCAGCTACACACCCACAGCCACAGGTAGATTTCCTAAAGGGtgaaccacacagaaaacacccAGGTGTGACCAACTTGAAAACTCTACGGCTACCTGAGGAACTCCACGTGGCTGCACAGTCGATTATTCACA GAGCTCAGGTGAATCAGCTTCCTGAGCGCATTCACAAGCTCACGAACTTCCTGTGGAGCAGGAAACGAGCGGTCGAGGATTTAACTCTGAGGCAGAAAGCTGTGAGCCTGGAGAAAGAATTGTGGGAGAAAGCCATGCAAAAGGGAGGAG ATATAGACGAGCAAGCAATGGAAGACCGCATTAGGAGGAAAGTTCTCTCAGAGCTCCGAAGAACGACATATCACTGGGCACCCACGAA GTACGATGAAGAGCTCGGCGTGGTCTACATGGCAGCTCGACTTGCTGGCGGTTACGCTGCAGTGAGGAGAGCTCTGAATGAG ATAAAGAAGAGGGATCCCTCCTTTGCTCCTCACACTCTCCTGGATTTTGGTTCTGGGTTAGGAACCGTTGTCTG GGCATCTCACGCATGCTGGGGTGACTCTTTGAAGGAGATGGTGTGTGTGGACAGCTCAGGGCCAATGAACATTTTGGCAGAACAACTTCTGAAAG GTGATGACGAAAGAGCTGAACCCTGCATCAAACAAGTGTATTTCAGGCAGTTTCTCCCTGTCTCCCCTAAG GTGCAGTTTGATTTAGTCACTGCAGCTTTTACCCTCTCAGAGCTGCCAAATGTGAAAGACCGAGAGGAGGCAGCATTCACTCTTTGGAGAAAGACAAGCTCATATCTG GTGCTGGTGGAAAATGGGACCAAAGAGGGCCATCAGATACTCATGGAAGCCAGAGATACTTTATTGAAG AAACAAGAGAAGACCGTTTATGACTCCAGGCCAGCATCAGTGTTTGCTCCA tgttCACATGAACTGGTGTGTCCCAAACTGGCCCATGAGCCCGTCACACCCTGCAACTTCCAGCAGCATTACCAACCTCTGTCTCTACCCAGG cacAATGACCGTCAGATCGAGAAGTTCAGCTACCTAATTTTGAGGCGGACAGAAGCAGTGGAGGAAGGCACAAAGGGTGTGGAGTGGGCCAGGCTGATTGCACCAGTGCTGCGCAGAACGAGGCATGTCCACTGTCGCATGTGTTGCCCGGACGGACAGCTACAGCACATGGTGGTGACAGCCCGTAAACACagcag AGATATGTACCGCTGCGCTCGGAGCAGTGACTGGGGAGATCAAATGCCGATCATtcggggtgtagaggaagacgTCAACAGTGATTCAGAGTGA